The segment TTGCTAGGTATAAAGGCGCTTGAAATTTTGAGCCAAGAGATATCAAAAAGTGAGATGGATAACTACATTTCACAGATTAAATTTAGCGAAAAAGGCTCAAATTCTCAAAGGGTAGTTTTCATCGCTCCTAATGAACTTATAGCCAAATTTATACAGACAAAATACGCAACTAAATTAGCAAATATCTATGAAGTACATACCGGCTTAAAGCCTCAAATTTTAATCACCACACAAAAAGCAGATCTAAATCTCAAATTAAAAGAGGTAAATGTCAAAGAGATAAAGAGCCAAAGCTCACTACTCAATCCTAGTTATACATTTGATAACTTTGTTGTTGGGGATTCTAATCAATTTGCTTTCATCAGCTCCAAGCAAGTAGCTGCCAATCCTGGTAAAGCCTACAATCCGCTATTTATCTATGGTCCAACCGGTCTTGGCAAAACCCATCTTTTACAATCAATTGGTAATGAGTGCTTAGAACATGGCAAAACGGTTATTTGTATCACAAGCGAGCAATTCACTAGCGATTTTATTAGAAATTTAGAAAATCGCACAATGAATAAATTTAAAGAAAAATATCGAAGTTGCGATGTTTTATTAATCGATGATGTTCAGTTTTTTCATAAATCAGAAAAAACTCAAGAGGAGTTTTTCCATACTTTCAATGAAATTCACGCCAAAAAAGGTCAAATCGTAATGACCTCTGACAAACCGCCAAAAATGCTAAAAGGCTTTGAAGAGAGATTAAAAAGCCGTTTTGAGTGGGGGCTTATGGCTGATATCACACCACCAGAGCTTGATACCAAAATTAGAATTATCAAAACAAAATGCGAATTTGACAAAATAGAATTAAGCGATGATATAATAGAGTATATCGCTTCAAATATGGGTGATAACATTAGAGAGATAGAGAGTGCGATAATCAATATAAACGCCTTTGCCAACATAATGCGTCAAAATATCACACTTGAATTTGCCAAAAATGTAATAAAAGATCAGATAAAAGAGAAAAAAGAAGCCATAAATTTAGAAGATATAATCAAATATGTATCTCATGAGATGAATATAAAACCAAGTGATATAAAAAGCAAAAACCGCACAAAAAATATTGTAGAAGCTAGGAGAATTTGTATCTATCTAGCAAAAACTTTAACCCCAAATTCAATGCCACAACTAGCATCGCATTTTGGGTTAAAAGACCATAGCGCAGTAAGCCATAATATCAAAAAAATCAATAATTTAATAGAAAGTGATAGCTACTTTAAAGCTAGATTAGAAGAGTTAAAAAACAAAATATTATCAAAGGAATAGTGAATATGTGTGAAAATTATCTTCTGAGTTATTCAACAAAATTTAGGCGAATTTACGGCGTTTTGTGTAGTTATTCACAAAATCAACAAACTAACTAAAAATAAAAAATTAAATTTAAAAATAAAGGCAAAAAATGAAAGTTCTAATCAAAAAAAATATCTTAGAAACAATAATAATCAACACAAGCTCATATCTTGATAAAAAAGATCTAAGCTCCATAACATCACATATATTTATAAATGCCAAGGATTCAACTCTAACAATCAAAGCCACAGATAATGAAATTGGCTTAAGCTATAAATCACAAAATGTAAATATAGTAGATGAAGGTATAGCTACAGCAAATGGTAAAAAACTTCTTGATATCATAAAAAGCCTTAAAGATGGTGAAGTTATCTTAGAAACAATCCAAAATCACCTATATATAAAACAAAATAACTCAAAATATCGCCTACCTATGCAAAAAGCCGATGATTTCCCAGATTTCCCAACAATAGAAAATAAAAAAAGATTTAATATAAACGCAGCTAACCTAAGCAAAAGCCTTAAAAAAATCACAAATTCAATAGAAAATACAAATTCAAAAATAGAATTAACAGGTGCTTTAATCGATATAAAAAATAATAGTATAAATTTAGTTGGTACTGACACTAAAAGACTTAGCGTTTATACACTTGAAATAGACTCACAGAGCGAACCATTTAGCATAATAATCCCTAAAAAAGCTATAGTAGAAATCCAAAAAATATTCTATGAAAATATAGAAATTTACTATGATGAAAATATATTTATAGCAATTAGTCAAAATTTTGAATTTTTCACAAAACTGATAAATGGTCGCTATCCAGACTATGAAAGAGTAATCCCAAAAGAGAGTAAAATCAATATAAATTTAAATCGTGAAAAGATGATAGAAGGTATCAAAACAATCTCAATGCTATCTGAAATTATAAAAATCACAATAAATAAAGAAAACATAACATTTGAGAGTATAAATAACGATAATAGCGAAGCAAAAACAGTAATTGAGCAAAATTTTGATATAGAAGACAACATTATATTAGGTGTGAAAAATAGATTTATTCTTGATTTCTTATCAAGCATTGAAGATAGTGAATTTACCTTATCATATAATGATGTAGGACTTCCATTTGTGCTTAGTTGTGAAGAGTTAAAAACAGTTATAATGCCTATAAATATTTAAGGATTAAAATGGAAAATTTAGAACAAAAAAAATACGCCGCTGGAAGTATCAAGGTTTTAAAAGGTCTTGAAGCTGTAAGAACACGCCCTGGAATGTATATAGGTGATACAAATATAAATGGCCTTCACCATATGATCTATGAAGTAGTAGATAACTCCATAGATGAGTCAATGGCAGGATATTGTGATACTATCGATATTGAGCTTACAAATGAAGGTTCAGCTATAATCACAGATAATGGTAGGGGAATTCCAGTAGATATCCATCCAACTGAGAATATTTCAGCTGCTACTGTGGTTTTAACCGTGCTTCATGCGGGTGGTAAATTTGATAAAGATACATATAAAGTATCAGGCGGACTTCATGGGGTTGGGGTTTCTGTTGTTAATGCATTATCTAAAAAATTGGTTTTAAATATAAAAAGAGATGGAAAACTTCATCGCCAAGAATTTGCCGAAGGCATACCACAAAGTGATTTAGAAGTTATCAAAACTACTAACAAAACTGGAACTAGCATAGAGTTTTGGCCTGATGATACTATCTTTGAAATAACTAAATTTGATAGAGAAATTTTAACTAAAAGATTTAAAGAGTTAGCCTATTTAAATCCTAAAATAACTATAAATTTCAAAGATCAAAGAGATGGATTTAAAGAGAGTTATCACTTTGAAGGTGGGCTTGAGAGCTTTGTAACTGATATGAATAAAAGCAACCCAGTAAGCAAAGCTGTGAGTTTTAGCGGTGGCGAAGAAGATGTTATAGTCGATTTTGCTCTACTTTATAATGAGACATATAGTGAGAATTTACTAAGCTTTGTAAATAATATCAAAACCCCTGATGGTGGGACTCACGAAGCTGGATTTAGAGCGGGGCTTACTAGAGCTATTACAAATTATATAACAGCAAACGCTAATGCTCGTGAAAAAGATACCAAAATCACTGGAGATGATATAAGAGAGGGCCTTATAGCTGTTGTAAGTGTCAAAGTCCCAGAACCACAATTTGAGGGCCAAACCAAAGGCAAACTCGGCTCAAGCTATGTCAAACCAATAGTCCAAAAGATAACTTTTGAAGTGCTTTGTAAATATTTTGAAGAAAATCCAAACGAAGCAAAAGCTATCATGAATAAAGCTCTTTTAGCAGCTCGTGGTAGAGAAGCGGCCAAAAAAGCTAGAGATTTAACACGCAAAAAAGATAATTTAAATAGCGTTGGGACACTGCCTGGTAAATTAGCCGATTGTCAAAGCAAAGACCCAAGTGAGAGTGAAATTTATCTTGTTGAGGGTGATTCTGCTGGTGGTTCAGCAAAGCAAGGCAGAGATAGGGTATTTCAAGCTATTTTGCCACTTCGTGGTAAAATTTTAAATGTAGAAAAGAGCAGACTTGATAAAATTTTAAAATCTGAAGAGATAAAAAATATGATAACCGCATTTGGTTGTGGTATTGGGGATGAGTTTGATGCTAGTAAATTAAGATATCATAAAATCATTATTATGACAGATGCTGATGTCGATGGGAGCCATATTCAGACTCTACTTCTTACATTTTTCTTTAGATTTCTTACGCCAATTATAGAAAATGGAAATGTCTATTTAGCCCAGCCACCACTTTATAGATACAAAAAAGGCAAAAAAGAAATTTATCTAAAAGATGAAAAAGCCTTAAATGAATTCTTAATAGAAACAGGAATTGAAAATGAAGATTTTGAAGGTATCGGCAATAATGATTTGATCGATTATTTAAAGTTAATTAGCGCTTATAGAAGTGTTTTAAATGAGCTTAAAAAGCGTTTTAATCTATTAAGTGCAATTAGATATATGATAGAAAATCCAGATATCATCGGCAAAGATTTTAAAGAGTTATTTGAGATTATAAAAACAGAGCTTGAAACTCAAAATTATAATATCTTAAATTCATATGTCAATGAAGATGAGATTAGAATTTATGTCCAAACTCCAAATGGCCTTGAAGAGTTGATTATCAATGATACTTTATTTGTTAATCCTTTATATATTGAGGCTGTCCATATATATTCTAAGATGAGAGAGCGTGATATTGACCTTAATGGCGATCCATTGGAAGTATTAGAAAATATAGAAAAAAATGCTAAAAAAGGTGCTTATATCCAGCGTTATAAAGGTCTAGGTGAGATGAATCCAGATCAATTATGGGAAACTACCATGAATCCAGAAAATCGCCGTTTGTTAAAGATAGATGTCAAAGATATGCAAAGCGCTAGTGATGTATTTGAGCTATTTATGGGTGATGAGGTTGAGCCAAGAAGAGAGTATATCCAAGCTCACGCTAAAGATGTTAAGCACTTAGATGTTTAAGGATAGATATGGAAAATTTAAAATATGGTGAAAAGATTATAGCTGAATTTGATATAGATAAAGATTTTGAAATATGGCCAAATAGTGCTAATAAAGATTATGCGATCAAAATCACTCTACCAGAGTTTGCTTGCTTTTGTCCAAGGAGTGGCTATCCCGATTTTGCTACAATTTATCTAACATATGTCCCTGATAAATTTGTAGTAGAGTTAAAGGCTCTAAAATTATATATAAATAGCTTTTTAAATCGCCATATAAGTCATGAATCTAGTATAAATGAAATTTACGATACTCTAGATAATAAGCTAAAACCAAAATATCTAAGAGTTGTTGGTGATTTTAATCCAAGGGGCAATGTCCATACGATTATAGAAGTTGATAGCAATATGATAAAAGAGCAAAAATACGATACAAGCTCTATAGTATTTGAAAATACTAGGAAATTTAACTAATGATAAATCCAAAACTTATTGAACATATTTTCAAAGCGGCCAATATATCAAGGTGGAATGACTATCCTAAGATGGTTGAGCTATCAGAGCTAGACAAACAAGCTCATAAATTTATAATAGCATATTTCATCGCAAAGCTTGAAAATGATGTAGATATGCGTTATATAATAGAAGGTGGGGTTTTTGAGTTTTTAAGTAGAGTTGTGGTAACTGATATTCGCCCAGATGTCTTTCACCATATCCAAAAGACCAAAGCTAATGAGATAAATAACTGGGTTTTGACAAATTTAGAACCATTAATAGAAGATATCGAAGATGGTAAATTTTTAGATAGATTTAAGAGTTATTTAGAAGACAAAGGCCACAAAAAAGAGAGATTAATTTTAAAAGCCGCTAGTTATCTAGCTACTAAGTGGGAATTTAGCATTGTATATCAAACTAGTAAATTTTTAAATGATATCGATGAATTAAAGCAAAAAGTAGATGAAGAGCTAGAAGATTATTATGAATTAATCGGCGTTAGAAAGATCGCTATGAATCAAAAATTAGCTCGCATAGTTGATTTAAGCGGAAGATTAAGATTTCAAAAGCGTTGGGCTCAGACGAACCGCATTCCAGAAACAGCAGTTTTAGGTCATATGCTAGTTGTAGCTATATTTGGCTATTTTTATTCAATCAAAGTTGGAGCAAATTCAAAACGATTAGAAAATAACTTTTATTGCGCTTTGTTTCATGATCTACCTGAGAGCCTAACTCGTGATATTATAAGCCCTGTTAAATATGGTATTGATGGGCTAAATGAGATAATTAGCGATTATGAGATGAGATTAATCGAAGATAAAATTTTGCCATATATCCCACAAAGTTTTAGAGATGAATTTAGCTATATTTTAGGCGTTAGAAGTGATGATGGGGTCTTTAAAAAAGATGAATTTGAAAATAGAATTTGTCGCACAACTCCACAACCATATCACGGAAGTATGAGTAATGTTAATGATGATGAGTATAATAGCATTGATGGCAAGGCTTTGAAATATTGCGATAGATTAGCTGCTTTTGTCGAGGCTGGACTCTCTATAAGCTATGGTGTTAAAAGCAAGGATTTAGTAAGAGGATTTCAAAATATAAGAGCTAAATTCAAAAAAAGCCCAAAAATTGAAGGTGTGGATTTTGATAAAATTTGTAGAGATTTTATGAAAGATTTAGATATAGAAAACCTCTCCCCAGATGACTGCGGCACACACCTATAAAAAGTGCTCTGCTATGTTCCCATCCTGAAGCGGTGCTTTTTAAAAGCATTGCACAGGTCTAAGGAAAGGCGGATGAAATTATATCTATATTTTACTTAAAATAGGATTATGATGAGTTATAAATTACATTTTTTATCTATTTTTCGTGAGCTTTTTGTTCCGCATTATCGATCACTAGAGTTTAGAGCCAAGATTTTTACCGCTATGTTAATTGCTAAAAATAGTATTTTAGATAGTGATTATCAAGAGGTTGAAGAGATAGCAAAAGATATATACAAAGATGATAAAAAGCGAATTCACATCCTAGTCCAAACGGTTAAAGAGTATGTAGAAAAGGCTACTCAAGCTTCTAAATTGAATTTAGATTTATTACTAAAAGATATAGATTATGAATTAAAAATGATAAAAAGATATGTCAAAAAGATTGATTTTGAGCATCTTAGAAGATTGATGATTAATAGCGATGAGATGGATGCTATCTTCCAACAGCAAGTTTATGAGTTTTTTTTAAACGAAGTTAGAATTTACTCTCATAGCTAATAATCTAAAATTTAATTTTTAAATTTATAACTTAAATCTATCTCCAATTCTAATCTTGCCATCATACTCAAATTCCCGAATTTCTAGCGCTTTATCAGCACATTTAACCCAAAATCCATCTTTATTAACTCCCACTACAGCGCCATTTATACACTTATAACTCGGTGCATTTAGGTGATAAATTGCTTTGATTATTTTCATCTCTTTACCATTTAATATAGCTCTAGCTAATGGCCCTGGATGAGTGATGGCACGGATGAAATTAAATATATCACGACTATTTTGGTTCCAATCAATCATCTCATCTCCAATTTTTCTTTGAGTACAATAAAAGCCGTATTTATCAATATTTGATTGTTTAATAGGCTCAAAATTTCGCTCTAAAATCATCTTTAAAGCATCATACAAAACATACCCACACTCACTATAAGCCTTTTGTAATAGCGTAGAGTAATCATCACTATCGCTAATTTCATAGTGCTTTTGTAAGATTATATCGCCAGTATCAATCCCCTCATCAATATAATGAGCTGTAATCCCAAAGCTCTTTTCATCATTTATCAAAGC is part of the Campylobacter lanienae NCTC 13004 genome and harbors:
- a CDS encoding methionyl-tRNA formyltransferase; the encoded protein is MNLGGGTSLNTSLKIGYFADGIWSHNAFKIITKDPNMKIAFICVRNNSNDEILAKFAKDYGIEIFSHSDINSAEFIAKIVKFKCDILVSMSFDQIFKRQIIDLAPLGAINCHAGALPFYRGRNILNWALINDEKSFGITAHYIDEGIDTGDIILQKHYEISDSDDYSTLLQKAYSECGYVLYDALKMILERNFEPIKQSNIDKYGFYCTQRKIGDEMIDWNQNSRDIFNFIRAITHPGPLARAILNGKEMKIIKAIYHLNAPSYKCINGAVVGVNKDGFWVKCADKALEIREFEYDGKIRIGDRFKL
- the dnaA gene encoding chromosomal replication initiator protein DnaA, whose protein sequence is MLGIKALEILSQEISKSEMDNYISQIKFSEKGSNSQRVVFIAPNELIAKFIQTKYATKLANIYEVHTGLKPQILITTQKADLNLKLKEVNVKEIKSQSSLLNPSYTFDNFVVGDSNQFAFISSKQVAANPGKAYNPLFIYGPTGLGKTHLLQSIGNECLEHGKTVICITSEQFTSDFIRNLENRTMNKFKEKYRSCDVLLIDDVQFFHKSEKTQEEFFHTFNEIHAKKGQIVMTSDKPPKMLKGFEERLKSRFEWGLMADITPPELDTKIRIIKTKCEFDKIELSDDIIEYIASNMGDNIREIESAIININAFANIMRQNITLEFAKNVIKDQIKEKKEAINLEDIIKYVSHEMNIKPSDIKSKNRTKNIVEARRICIYLAKTLTPNSMPQLASHFGLKDHSAVSHNIKKINNLIESDSYFKARLEELKNKILSKE
- the queF gene encoding preQ(1) synthase, whose translation is MENLKYGEKIIAEFDIDKDFEIWPNSANKDYAIKITLPEFACFCPRSGYPDFATIYLTYVPDKFVVELKALKLYINSFLNRHISHESSINEIYDTLDNKLKPKYLRVVGDFNPRGNVHTIIEVDSNMIKEQKYDTSSIVFENTRKFN
- the gyrB gene encoding DNA topoisomerase (ATP-hydrolyzing) subunit B gives rise to the protein MENLEQKKYAAGSIKVLKGLEAVRTRPGMYIGDTNINGLHHMIYEVVDNSIDESMAGYCDTIDIELTNEGSAIITDNGRGIPVDIHPTENISAATVVLTVLHAGGKFDKDTYKVSGGLHGVGVSVVNALSKKLVLNIKRDGKLHRQEFAEGIPQSDLEVIKTTNKTGTSIEFWPDDTIFEITKFDREILTKRFKELAYLNPKITINFKDQRDGFKESYHFEGGLESFVTDMNKSNPVSKAVSFSGGEEDVIVDFALLYNETYSENLLSFVNNIKTPDGGTHEAGFRAGLTRAITNYITANANAREKDTKITGDDIREGLIAVVSVKVPEPQFEGQTKGKLGSSYVKPIVQKITFEVLCKYFEENPNEAKAIMNKALLAARGREAAKKARDLTRKKDNLNSVGTLPGKLADCQSKDPSESEIYLVEGDSAGGSAKQGRDRVFQAILPLRGKILNVEKSRLDKILKSEEIKNMITAFGCGIGDEFDASKLRYHKIIIMTDADVDGSHIQTLLLTFFFRFLTPIIENGNVYLAQPPLYRYKKGKKEIYLKDEKALNEFLIETGIENEDFEGIGNNDLIDYLKLISAYRSVLNELKKRFNLLSAIRYMIENPDIIGKDFKELFEIIKTELETQNYNILNSYVNEDEIRIYVQTPNGLEELIINDTLFVNPLYIEAVHIYSKMRERDIDLNGDPLEVLENIEKNAKKGAYIQRYKGLGEMNPDQLWETTMNPENRRLLKIDVKDMQSASDVFELFMGDEVEPRREYIQAHAKDVKHLDV
- the dnaN gene encoding DNA polymerase III subunit beta, encoding MKVLIKKNILETIIINTSSYLDKKDLSSITSHIFINAKDSTLTIKATDNEIGLSYKSQNVNIVDEGIATANGKKLLDIIKSLKDGEVILETIQNHLYIKQNNSKYRLPMQKADDFPDFPTIENKKRFNINAANLSKSLKKITNSIENTNSKIELTGALIDIKNNSINLVGTDTKRLSVYTLEIDSQSEPFSIIIPKKAIVEIQKIFYENIEIYYDENIFIAISQNFEFFTKLINGRYPDYERVIPKESKININLNREKMIEGIKTISMLSEIIKITINKENITFESINNDNSEAKTVIEQNFDIEDNIILGVKNRFILDFLSSIEDSEFTLSYNDVGLPFVLSCEELKTVIMPINI